A section of the Nitrospirota bacterium genome encodes:
- a CDS encoding response regulator transcription factor has product MILNTHSLVSEVDDIPLGATAVEIIALKRPQVIIVDLELADVHTSELIRKLRAASADSNILVLSGLDDTKLTREALAAGADGVVLTIQPPAVLFAAIDSLRGFAAGSVDNRPAHPPLGLTHDRSSDRNKDRTQAGFIESLTSRELEIVHFLAKGLKNKQIADRLYISETTVRHHFTAIFSKLHVSNRQQLLIAAHQQGLIEFGAVDALPT; this is encoded by the coding sequence ATGATCTTGAACACCCATTCGCTCGTTTCCGAAGTTGACGACATACCCCTGGGCGCTACCGCGGTGGAGATCATTGCTCTGAAAAGGCCGCAGGTCATCATCGTCGATCTGGAATTGGCCGATGTACACACGTCTGAGCTCATCAGAAAATTGCGCGCGGCATCCGCTGATTCGAATATTTTGGTCCTGAGCGGATTGGACGACACGAAGCTGACACGCGAGGCCTTAGCAGCAGGCGCAGACGGAGTCGTGCTCACCATTCAACCGCCTGCCGTACTCTTTGCCGCCATTGATTCACTCCGCGGCTTTGCGGCAGGATCCGTGGACAATCGACCGGCGCACCCCCCCCTAGGCCTGACCCACGATAGGTCTTCGGACAGAAACAAGGATCGAACTCAGGCAGGGTTTATTGAGAGCCTCACCTCTCGAGAACTTGAGATCGTCCATTTCCTCGCGAAGGGTTTAAAGAACAAACAGATCGCAGACAGGCTATACATTTCAGAAACGACGGTCCGCCATCACTTTACCGCGATCTTTAGTAAGCTGCATGTCTCCAATCGGCAACAGTTGCTCATTGCAGCTCACCAGCAGGGGCTCATTGAATTCGGCGCCGTTGATGCCTTGCCCACATAA
- a CDS encoding metal ABC transporter ATP-binding protein: MAIQPPPFIHFDHATFGFPGVVALEDISLEIQPGEFVGVIGPNGSGKTTLCRAVLGLMAPLKGHLRIFDCACDELRCHHRAKIGYLPQKGVVDRNFPVTVLETVTMGRYGALGLFKRPGRKDREIAMEALAHVGMDMHKDTALGLLSGGQQQRVFIARALAQQPQILLLDEPTTGLDITTQHNVVELVQHLHEELGLTVLLITHDINMIRSRVDRLVLLKTRLYAAGPPADVLKPDILSQVYGKDLVITDKDLVIVEDYHHHH; the protein is encoded by the coding sequence GTGGCCATTCAGCCTCCTCCTTTCATTCACTTCGACCATGCCACCTTTGGATTCCCCGGGGTGGTTGCGCTCGAAGATATTTCACTCGAGATTCAACCTGGCGAGTTCGTAGGGGTTATTGGACCCAACGGGTCAGGGAAGACAACACTCTGCCGCGCAGTTCTCGGGTTGATGGCTCCACTGAAGGGGCACCTGAGAATCTTCGATTGTGCCTGTGATGAGTTGCGCTGTCATCACAGGGCCAAGATCGGCTACCTTCCACAGAAGGGAGTCGTGGACCGTAATTTTCCTGTGACGGTGCTTGAGACAGTGACAATGGGCCGGTATGGGGCCTTAGGCCTGTTCAAACGCCCGGGGCGGAAGGATCGCGAGATCGCGATGGAAGCACTGGCTCACGTCGGGATGGATATGCACAAGGACACAGCGCTGGGCCTGCTCTCCGGAGGACAACAGCAGCGGGTCTTCATCGCCCGAGCGTTAGCGCAGCAGCCACAGATCTTGCTACTTGACGAGCCAACGACCGGACTGGATATCACGACGCAGCACAACGTCGTGGAGTTGGTGCAACATCTGCACGAAGAGTTGGGCCTGACTGTTCTGTTGATCACCCATGACATCAACATGATCCGTTCGCGGGTAGACCGGCTCGTGCTTCTCAAAACACGCCTCTATGCCGCAGGACCGCCTGCCGATGTCCTGAAACCGGACATCCTCAGCCAAGTCTATGGGAAAGACCTTGTTATTACAGACAAAGATCTCGTCATCGTTGAGGATTATCACCACCATCATTGA
- a CDS encoding UpxY family transcription antiterminator → MWELANIGYKARVLNLNKNVGASNKDWEWMGEALSGKDHAPMILQEYPAASWYALTTRSRQEKLVRDGLADREIEQLLPLTRRLSQWSDRKKWIEVPLFSGFCFGRFSLENQLSVLTVPGVVRIVGCKGPEAIPDEEMLSLQKLAVSGLDYERHEYCEEGMIVEVIGGPLAGVRGTLIRKAGRDHVVVRVRLIQQSASVEVVRSNIRPVRNANDLPPARDVRNSFFRNPTNAYSS, encoded by the coding sequence ATGTGGGAACTTGCAAACATAGGTTATAAAGCACGCGTTCTTAATCTTAATAAGAATGTAGGCGCTTCTAATAAAGACTGGGAGTGGATGGGCGAAGCTCTATCAGGAAAGGATCATGCACCCATGATATTGCAAGAATACCCAGCCGCTTCTTGGTACGCTCTTACAACACGTTCGCGGCAGGAAAAATTGGTTCGTGATGGTCTTGCCGACAGAGAGATCGAGCAACTCCTGCCCCTGACCAGGCGTCTGAGCCAGTGGTCGGATCGGAAAAAGTGGATTGAGGTGCCGTTATTCTCCGGTTTTTGTTTCGGGAGATTTTCGCTCGAGAACCAGTTGTCGGTGCTCACAGTCCCCGGCGTTGTGAGAATCGTGGGATGCAAAGGCCCTGAAGCCATCCCGGATGAAGAAATGCTGTCCCTTCAGAAGCTGGCTGTCAGTGGACTAGATTACGAGCGGCATGAGTATTGTGAAGAAGGAATGATTGTCGAGGTGATAGGGGGCCCGCTCGCAGGAGTGAGGGGCACTCTTATTCGGAAAGCCGGCCGTGATCATGTTGTGGTCCGGGTGCGTCTGATCCAACAATCTGCATCGGTAGAGGTTGTGCGCAGTAATATCAGACCGGTGCGCAATGCAAACGACCTCCCTCCAGCCCGCGATGTTCGTAACAGTTTCTTCCGAAATCCCACTAACGCATATTCCTCGTGA
- a CDS encoding metal ABC transporter permease — protein MLELFTYDFMQRSLLAAALVGALCSTIGVFVVLRGLAFMGAGTAHAAFAGVALGYLMGWPPLLMALLFGLATVWVTGWVEEKGRMKLDVSIGILYTATMALAILFIGLMKTYNAEVYGYLFGNVLAVTNEELLTIAVLSIIVIGALVLFSKELYFIAFDQEMAEASGIPARRIYFILLTLIALTVVISLKTVGGILVFAMILIPASTAYQLTHSLSTLTWYSIIIGVSCSVGGVLISSYWDIPSGPAIVLLATLLFFIAVLLSPKRQRRSLALN, from the coding sequence ATGCTTGAACTATTCACCTACGACTTCATGCAACGCTCGCTACTGGCTGCTGCGCTGGTCGGCGCCTTGTGCTCGACGATCGGGGTCTTCGTCGTGCTCCGTGGACTGGCGTTTATGGGAGCCGGTACGGCACATGCGGCGTTTGCCGGGGTTGCGCTCGGCTATCTCATGGGCTGGCCGCCACTACTGATGGCCTTGCTGTTCGGCCTTGCCACGGTTTGGGTCACGGGATGGGTCGAAGAAAAAGGCCGCATGAAGCTGGATGTCTCCATCGGCATCCTCTACACCGCTACCATGGCCCTGGCCATTCTCTTCATCGGCCTGATGAAGACCTATAATGCCGAAGTCTATGGCTACCTCTTCGGAAACGTGCTCGCAGTAACCAATGAAGAGCTACTCACGATTGCCGTATTGAGCATCATCGTCATCGGAGCACTTGTGCTCTTCTCGAAGGAACTCTACTTCATCGCGTTCGACCAAGAAATGGCGGAAGCCTCCGGAATACCGGCCAGGCGCATATACTTCATCTTACTGACCCTGATCGCACTCACAGTGGTGATATCGCTCAAGACCGTCGGCGGGATCCTGGTCTTTGCGATGATCCTGATTCCAGCGTCCACCGCTTACCAACTGACGCATAGCCTCTCGACGCTGACCTGGTACTCCATCATCATTGGAGTCTCCTGTTCAGTCGGAGGAGTCCTCATCTCTTCTTACTGGGATATCCCATCCGGTCCTGCCATTGTGCTGCTTGCCACGTTGCTCTTCTTTATCGCAGTCTTGCTTTCTCCCAAGAGACAACGGCGGTCTCTTGCCCTCAATTGA
- a CDS encoding zinc ABC transporter substrate-binding protein: protein MPRFQLVRLLGAILISYGPLATPPALAGSPTEPLNIVVTIPVLKDLTEQVGRPYVRVTSLLSGYENEHTYSPKPSDLVAVRKARLLFEVGIGLEVWVSSLVKNAGSSSLRVITTSKGIALLRDRPDHGSTAHAAKEPDHGNPHVWMDPENAATMMRHITEALIQADPAHANEYRANQASYLRKLDQLRGDLNDRIKRLSDRRFISHHPAWPYFARRFGFQVVGTIQPQSGSEPSALHLHNLIAMIKKNRIKVVVSEVQLSQKIPDLLAKETGARVVVLTTLPGGLPHTETYLDMLRYNVLQLANALETT from the coding sequence ATGCCACGTTTCCAATTGGTGCGCCTTCTTGGGGCAATCCTGATTAGCTATGGCCCCCTCGCCACACCGCCGGCCCTTGCCGGCTCCCCTACTGAACCTCTCAATATCGTGGTCACGATTCCAGTTTTAAAGGATCTGACTGAACAAGTCGGCAGACCCTATGTGCGCGTCACATCCCTGCTGAGCGGGTATGAAAACGAACATACCTATTCTCCCAAACCAAGCGATCTCGTCGCCGTCCGGAAAGCCCGGTTGCTGTTCGAAGTCGGTATCGGTCTCGAGGTATGGGTCTCCTCGTTGGTGAAGAACGCCGGCAGCTCCTCACTCCGGGTCATCACCACCTCCAAGGGCATCGCACTGCTTCGCGACAGACCGGACCATGGCAGCACAGCTCATGCCGCCAAAGAGCCTGACCACGGGAATCCTCACGTATGGATGGATCCTGAGAATGCGGCGACCATGATGCGGCATATCACGGAAGCGCTCATTCAGGCGGATCCGGCCCATGCGAATGAATATCGGGCCAATCAGGCCTCCTACCTTCGAAAGTTGGACCAGCTTCGAGGGGACCTGAACGATCGAATCAAACGGCTCTCTGATCGGCGATTCATCTCCCATCACCCGGCCTGGCCGTACTTCGCGAGGCGATTCGGATTCCAAGTAGTCGGGACGATCCAACCCCAGTCCGGGAGCGAACCATCGGCGCTCCATCTTCACAACCTCATCGCGATGATCAAGAAGAACCGGATCAAGGTCGTGGTCTCGGAAGTTCAGCTCAGCCAAAAGATTCCCGACCTGTTGGCCAAAGAGACCGGCGCGCGAGTGGTGGTGCTCACCACACTCCCGGGAGGACTCCCGCACACAGAGACCTATCTCGACATGCTCCGTTATAATGTGCTCCAATTGGCCAACGCACTGGAGACAACCTAG